A part of Aquaspirillum sp. LM1 genomic DNA contains:
- a CDS encoding STY4851/ECs_5259 family protein, translated as MKAKIMATTTEKSWLSEFLLYREVFKGPDGRPLYKYHVTESEYQSLINLLHPSFKYRSAIVSTHFAACFCLFVSEQYRRNYNTIWSWSGAEEELGVCLTQSQHAKLTCDGLTYWKRPIRYRENGRDWLGSLFAEGGLPWPLVQSESHGFGKAVRRGIKHYYRTEGNRRTTADLMADFEEGLPVPFRSLETRQLLAGIVDQLMYLVGHYPLKDQPDPASYLNQQDPGWTEAFPIPLDENNARSLLNDWLRDADQKHRERKEAREKAQAFTCEHFLHGALPQWSIRTDLTLPFETTFAIDQTTLGSTRLELAYYEGDQLLARGAAIYGQLTAEGIKVRFSNPQVTVERRTLDEPLSLCLLDNGRTVYRRFFDGSALDYREAPLVFENRSERWQLVATSSCSMASGLARLRIPQDFFITSEGAAPDTLAQDAENGRWIEIYSGLSLAKGADYYQIELNQAGGDDRKPTLTGVFAVYESAPSLVFLGWPRLELPEDYPHPQDELLEFVNGELLDRQRNSSYGFARYTLRHRSGKTLLQRRFGVLPREFSLSLFPEQGQQPARLLPKGTHQLDLQVVSNSLAVEQSEYALHLHHKGNNPPATFILETGQGLPPIQLRLPYPCQGARLLDQHGNPSRIRELTLAELTGYRIVLTSDLPQGQTFYMGLELICMEQPHPKRNFDIRVGCAPVMLSLFSYLSDMLNMLGAVDEQDAYIRLSLETEQPLLRLDIRRYGGRLQWEGRHAFYICNSSHVAMLEGIRAEAMLLSDPKRTPLKLIEKTSETVGTGYFEIPQAMQSQGPWLIYPGEQSSVHFRPSLYIRPDNSLDSEFEVHSLHRAAELFHPQHNPHVIELQIAAMATDFNHSGWQYLADLKQYYRHLPLSSFETWKALSRNQEALSFAVFRLEMDESFCARIRDELAVIWEAVPLPLWVQAYQLFHDSMRLIGLPEALVNNLVSNRTNVLRCIVSGFDYLGNYLSTGNRSSLTKLPPGSVLPIWYQDLRRLHESNRNWSTLLGSELSRWIDRQRLPPLVKALSLVEFTDAVTYLPIFMAFVTAGKARITDLPAAPAYLKFAIRLVSDFDRQGWFVPVHALMVSYLLASQDEA; from the coding sequence ATGAAAGCTAAAATAATGGCTACCACCACTGAAAAATCATGGTTAAGTGAATTCCTGTTGTATCGAGAAGTATTTAAAGGTCCGGACGGTAGACCGCTATATAAGTATCATGTCACAGAGTCGGAATATCAATCATTAATTAACCTGCTTCATCCCAGCTTTAAGTATCGCTCAGCTATTGTTAGCACTCATTTCGCAGCTTGCTTTTGCCTTTTTGTTAGTGAACAATATCGCAGAAACTACAATACAATATGGTCTTGGTCTGGAGCAGAAGAGGAGCTAGGCGTTTGCTTAACCCAATCACAGCATGCCAAATTGACCTGCGATGGACTAACATATTGGAAAAGGCCTATACGCTATCGGGAAAATGGTCGCGATTGGTTGGGTTCATTATTCGCAGAGGGAGGCTTGCCATGGCCATTGGTCCAAAGTGAGTCCCATGGCTTTGGAAAAGCTGTACGTCGAGGTATCAAGCACTATTACCGGACCGAAGGCAATCGTAGAACCACGGCAGATTTAATGGCTGACTTTGAAGAAGGGCTGCCTGTTCCTTTTCGTAGCCTAGAGACGCGCCAGCTGCTGGCAGGCATCGTTGATCAACTTATGTATCTGGTTGGACATTACCCACTCAAGGATCAACCGGATCCAGCTAGTTACCTTAATCAGCAAGACCCCGGCTGGACAGAGGCTTTTCCGATTCCTTTGGATGAAAATAATGCCCGATCATTGCTCAATGATTGGTTACGTGATGCTGACCAGAAACACAGAGAGCGCAAGGAGGCACGCGAGAAAGCTCAGGCGTTTACCTGCGAGCACTTTCTACATGGAGCGTTGCCCCAATGGTCGATACGCACAGATTTGACCCTACCTTTCGAAACAACTTTTGCAATAGACCAGACGACTCTTGGCAGTACTCGCTTGGAGTTGGCCTATTACGAAGGTGACCAGTTGCTGGCTCGTGGTGCCGCTATTTATGGCCAGCTCACCGCAGAGGGTATCAAGGTCCGTTTCTCCAATCCTCAGGTCACAGTGGAGCGACGCACGCTCGACGAACCGCTGAGCTTGTGCCTGCTGGATAACGGGCGCACGGTATATCGCCGGTTCTTCGACGGCAGCGCACTCGATTACCGGGAGGCTCCTCTAGTTTTCGAGAATCGCTCCGAGCGCTGGCAACTGGTGGCCACGTCCAGCTGCTCGATGGCATCCGGACTGGCTCGGCTTCGCATCCCTCAGGACTTTTTCATCACCAGTGAAGGTGCAGCTCCAGACACCCTGGCGCAGGATGCGGAGAATGGTCGTTGGATAGAGATATATTCGGGCCTATCTCTGGCCAAGGGTGCCGATTACTACCAAATCGAACTGAATCAGGCTGGTGGCGACGACCGCAAACCTACCCTGACGGGAGTTTTTGCAGTCTACGAAAGCGCTCCCTCGCTCGTCTTCCTGGGTTGGCCACGCCTTGAGCTACCCGAAGACTATCCTCACCCCCAGGATGAACTGCTTGAGTTCGTAAACGGTGAGTTGCTGGACCGTCAGCGCAACAGCAGCTATGGTTTCGCTCGCTACACGCTGCGCCACCGCTCGGGCAAAACGCTGCTGCAGCGCCGCTTTGGCGTCCTACCCAGGGAATTCAGTCTGTCCCTGTTTCCTGAACAGGGGCAGCAACCTGCACGCCTTCTCCCCAAAGGCACACACCAGCTTGATCTGCAGGTTGTCAGCAATAGCCTGGCAGTGGAGCAATCCGAATATGCTTTGCACTTGCATCATAAAGGGAATAATCCCCCTGCAACCTTTATTCTGGAGACCGGTCAGGGCCTACCACCCATTCAACTTCGCCTACCCTACCCCTGCCAGGGCGCTCGTCTCCTGGATCAGCATGGAAACCCATCTCGGATCCGAGAACTGACACTGGCGGAACTGACGGGATACCGCATCGTACTGACCTCCGATCTTCCTCAGGGCCAGACGTTCTACATGGGGCTGGAGCTGATCTGTATGGAGCAACCGCACCCAAAACGCAACTTCGACATCCGGGTAGGCTGCGCGCCAGTCATGCTCAGCCTATTCAGTTACTTGAGCGATATGCTGAACATGCTCGGCGCGGTTGATGAACAAGATGCTTATATCAGGCTTTCCCTGGAAACTGAGCAGCCGCTGCTGAGGCTCGATATTCGACGCTATGGGGGGCGACTCCAGTGGGAGGGGAGACATGCTTTTTATATCTGCAACTCCTCACATGTTGCCATGTTGGAGGGTATTCGGGCCGAGGCAATGCTCCTTTCCGACCCCAAGCGCACACCGCTGAAGCTGATAGAGAAGACCAGTGAGACCGTGGGCACTGGCTACTTCGAAATTCCGCAGGCAATGCAGTCTCAGGGGCCATGGCTGATCTACCCGGGTGAACAGTCGAGCGTTCATTTCCGTCCGAGCCTATATATCAGGCCGGATAACAGTCTCGACTCCGAGTTCGAAGTGCATTCGCTGCATCGCGCCGCCGAGCTTTTCCATCCCCAGCACAATCCACATGTCATCGAGCTGCAGATTGCCGCCATGGCGACCGACTTCAACCACAGTGGCTGGCAGTATCTGGCCGACTTGAAGCAGTACTATCGCCACCTGCCGCTGTCATCCTTCGAGACATGGAAAGCCCTGTCGCGCAATCAGGAAGCACTGAGCTTCGCGGTATTCCGCCTGGAAATGGACGAATCGTTCTGTGCACGTATACGCGACGAGCTTGCTGTCATCTGGGAGGCTGTCCCGCTTCCGCTATGGGTACAGGCCTACCAGCTATTTCACGACAGCATGCGCCTGATCGGGCTTCCCGAAGCGCTGGTCAACAATCTCGTCTCGAACCGGACCAACGTGCTGCGTTGCATCGTTTCCGGCTTCGACTATCTGGGAAACTATCTGAGCACCGGCAATCGCAGTTCGCTGACCAAGCTGCCGCCGGGAAGTGTTCTGCCTATCTGGTACCAGGATCTGCGGCGTCTTCACGAGTCCAATCGGAACTGGTCCACCCTGCTCGGCAGCGAGCTTTCCAGATGGATCGACAGGCAGCGGCTCCCTCCTCTGGTGAAAGCCCTTTCGCTGGTGGAGTTCACCGACGCAGTGACTTACCTGCCGATCTTCATGGCCTTCGTCACTGCTGGCAAAGCTAGAATCACCGATCTGCCGGCGGCACCGGCCTATCTGAAATTTGCCATTCGCCTGGTTTCCGATTTTGACCGTCAGGGCTGGTTTGTACCTGTCCACGCCCTGATGGTGTCTTATCTGCTTGCCTCGCAGGATGAGGCATAA
- a CDS encoding LysR family transcriptional regulator: MDTNKLLGVLPDLLVLVKVVEGGSFSAAARALGSTPSAVSRQMARLEQALGSRLLERTTRSLRLTEAGQLAFQHSQAMLESAQAVLDSAGAHQAEPSGRVRLAMPKAFGRRVIHPLMPAFLARYPKVDVQLLLDDHARDPISDEVDLVVLATDQPPPGLVARPLMPVAQWLCASPDYLARCGEPTQPQALQNHDCLFLGETPDDCVWEFARDGQRQRVRVSGRYIVNHSDIRRDAVLRGLGIASLPQFVAAEDVRAGRMRRVLADWECITHAYWGHAYLLYPAHRQLPRKVRVMIDYLLENVRDPAQELAFPLA; this comes from the coding sequence ATGGACACAAATAAATTGCTGGGCGTGTTGCCCGATTTGCTGGTGCTGGTCAAGGTGGTGGAAGGCGGCAGTTTTTCGGCGGCGGCGCGCGCGCTGGGCAGCACGCCGTCGGCGGTCAGCCGGCAGATGGCGCGGCTGGAACAGGCGCTGGGTAGCCGGCTGCTGGAGCGCACCACGCGCAGCCTGCGGTTGACCGAGGCTGGCCAGCTGGCGTTTCAGCACAGCCAGGCCATGCTGGAATCGGCCCAGGCGGTGCTGGATAGCGCCGGTGCGCATCAGGCCGAGCCCAGTGGCCGGGTGCGGCTGGCCATGCCCAAGGCGTTTGGCCGGCGGGTGATCCACCCGTTAATGCCGGCGTTTCTGGCGCGTTATCCCAAGGTGGACGTGCAACTGCTGCTGGACGACCACGCCCGCGACCCGATCAGCGATGAGGTGGACTTGGTGGTGCTGGCCACCGACCAGCCGCCGCCGGGGCTGGTGGCGCGGCCGTTGATGCCGGTGGCGCAATGGCTGTGCGCCTCACCCGACTATCTGGCCCGCTGCGGTGAGCCCACGCAGCCGCAGGCGCTGCAAAACCATGATTGTCTGTTTCTGGGGGAAACTCCGGACGATTGCGTGTGGGAGTTTGCCCGTGATGGCCAGCGCCAGCGGGTGCGGGTGTCCGGGCGCTATATCGTCAACCACAGCGACATCCGCCGCGATGCGGTGCTGCGCGGCCTGGGCATTGCCAGCCTGCCGCAGTTTGTCGCCGCCGAGGATGTGCGCGCCGGACGCATGCGCCGGGTGCTGGCCGACTGGGAGTGCATCACCCACGCCTACTGGGGCCACGCCTATCTGCTCTACCCGGCGCACCGGCAATTGCCGCGCAAGGTGCGGGTGATGATTGATTATCTGCTGGAAAACGTGCGCGACCCAGCGCAAGAGCTTGCCTTTCCATTGGCCTGA
- a CDS encoding DMT family transporter has protein sequence MGQRMLASAEWLLLAVALVWGTSYGVAKLALEHYPVYGVLAVRFILAGLCLLPALRTLRWQAWRAGLPMGGILLAILLCETWALQYTSASNAAFLISLCLVLTPLAEWLLYGQRPAARIWALVGLSWLGALLLTGDSAMHFSGGDALMLLAAVLRAFGVCWLKQLAERQPATAQALTAMQCWTVGLGALALSASQGGLPPLPREPGFWLAISYLAVLCTVCAFAIQNYALRRSDPSRVALLMGSEPVFGALFAWLWLGEAMGPLRWVGGGLMAVAAVMATGGGSKVGKVAGEKEEEVVG, from the coding sequence ATGGGACAACGCATGTTGGCCAGCGCCGAATGGCTGCTGCTGGCGGTGGCGCTGGTGTGGGGCACCAGCTATGGGGTGGCCAAACTGGCGCTGGAGCACTACCCGGTGTATGGCGTGCTGGCCGTGCGCTTTATCCTGGCCGGGCTGTGCCTGCTGCCGGCGCTGCGCACCCTCCGCTGGCAAGCCTGGCGCGCCGGCCTACCGATGGGCGGCATTCTGCTGGCCATCCTGCTGTGCGAAACCTGGGCGCTGCAATACACCAGCGCCAGCAATGCGGCGTTTTTGATCAGCCTGTGCCTGGTGCTCACCCCGCTGGCCGAATGGCTGCTGTACGGCCAGCGCCCAGCCGCGCGCATCTGGGCGCTGGTGGGCCTGTCCTGGCTGGGCGCGCTGCTGCTTACCGGCGACAGTGCCATGCATTTTTCAGGTGGCGATGCGCTGATGCTGCTGGCCGCCGTGCTGCGCGCCTTTGGCGTGTGCTGGCTGAAACAACTGGCCGAGCGCCAACCCGCCACCGCCCAGGCGCTGACCGCCATGCAATGCTGGACCGTCGGCCTGGGCGCCCTCGCCCTGAGCGCCAGCCAAGGCGGCCTGCCGCCGCTGCCGCGCGAGCCCGGCTTCTGGCTGGCTATCAGCTACCTGGCCGTGCTGTGCACCGTCTGCGCCTTTGCCATCCAGAACTACGCCCTGCGCCGCAGCGACCCCAGCCGCGTCGCCCTGCTGATGGGCAGCGAACCGGTATTCGGCGCGCTGTTCGCCTGGTTGTGGCTGGGCGAGGCCATGGGGCCGCTGCGCTGGGTGGGCGGCGGGTTGATGGCGGTAGCGGCGGTGATGGCGACGGGGGGAGGGAGTAAGGTGGGGAAGGTGGCGGGTGAGAAGGAGGAGGAGGTAGTAGGGTGA
- a CDS encoding DEAD/DEAH box helicase codes for MRFFKNLIEQSLERTREATLGVLGINHPGLRRHLSESMVNTLGAEGCFLAPPVFEHTFGWKEAKLRLQDLSAEGLLSSSLLDTLASAPAYRFPKTAHPYVHQLQAWRALLDDTPRSAIITTGTGSGKTECFMVPILEDLIREHERNEAALVGVRALFLYPLNALINSQQERLDAWTRKYGSNIRFCLYNGKTEERADKIRKEQQQKPNQILSRERLRKEPAPILMTNATMLEYMLVRQVDSPILEISRQQQSLRWIVLDEAHTYVGSQAAEISLLLRRVVQSFGRQSKQIRFVATSATIAGTDAQERLKRYLADLAGVPLDQVEVIGSSRVWPDLASDSAGNDIGLQAIRDIEPRTTVSAARFKALCDSTIARSLRHAVVSSDKPLDLHDLIGTVSDQLQGGSLLEQQQEVLDWLDTMTGTHPDEGQPPFIKLRIHLFQRMLHGLWACVDPQCSAKSSHLQDWPFGNVYVTQRTRCECHAPVYELGFCDDCKTPHLLAEDRNGELHQPSPYAGDEFALNHENGSEDAPAELLTANAASTHLIIAGLPAAHEPYFPVSLDLENQKLGAVNATHNIDIVLTMEKDSCCSHCDNSSLGTSDFLRKAYLGAPFYIANAVPTILEFCPDPDKADCEGRSPEELPGRGRKLITFTDSRQGTARMAVRMQQEAERSRLRGLVFETLRNAQAKADAAPKDTPSGNPAELLAQAENLEKMGMAGMAAELRRQAELLQRGAAPANQAEIIPWSQMADTIAAARAIDQFILRYNRYANPALFDGYEGGLTMARLLLAREFSRRPKNQNSTETLGLIKVGYQGLEKVMTTPALWVDTRAISASDDAHASRSALTLGDWRDFLQVALDFYVRENTFIPMENKMRRWMGSRFSPKALYSPKSDVQESSSTKKWPQIKPGIPHRLIKLLELATGLDRTMNADADKINSWLEAAWLVLVNAGILESSDTGHRLRLETLTFSLPTEGWVCPLTRRVFSTTFRGLTPYLPRKLLSQDYRCQKIQLPVLSSLMPDGSPVPKQVQIRQLIAKDPVITQLREENLWTNISDRTVEGGFYYRTAEHSAQQSAKRLDDYVEEFKRGDINVLNCSTTMEMGVDIGGISAVVMNNLPPHPANYLQRAGRAGRRSEARAIAYTLCKADPHNQRAFANPKWPFVTAIPAPNITLSSVRIVQRHVNSLLLALFLRMHSSNDGDRTKLTLHWFFAPNNSPAQQFMAWLTASPDEFDRAVKQLVCGTGLERRLLSSITGETQLGLRELEERWLSEYRNINHKLQAANDGPYKKALALEKQRHENEYLLRYLASSAFLPGYGFPTDVVNLKTYNVEDFLHQQRKSDASREDSIFDNKEMPSRSLNIAIREYAPGAQVVIDGRVYRSAGVSLQWHADGQVNEVQKFDIAWRCPECGNTGVVEHAYANSDGLCCEHCATPIPSSERRVVLRPGGFVTDFYEPTTNDVTSQKYINVQRPRIQLNGESIALPDQRCGFVRFSHEGSVFHHSSGEHETGYAICMNCGRAESMLPSGDIPKGLQPGTLHFPLGGQRRKGKDSKPEPDCPGEAVMGNLHLGYQIRTDVLEIFLRNPLTGEWLPDSSEGRLIATTLGAALRDVIADRLGIASSEMGFGHRLDRDRDTRQGRSVIQLFDEASGGASFVLAGLNEITLLLGKTLERLHCPVSCENVCSHCLASQDSRVEREELDRKLALQWLSESRLVEHLVVSHVETHACM; via the coding sequence ATGCGCTTTTTTAAGAACTTGATCGAGCAGAGCCTTGAGCGCACCCGTGAGGCAACGCTCGGTGTCCTGGGCATCAACCATCCGGGTCTGCGTCGTCACCTGAGCGAAAGCATGGTGAACACATTGGGGGCTGAGGGCTGCTTCCTTGCCCCGCCAGTATTCGAGCATACCTTTGGCTGGAAGGAAGCCAAGCTACGCCTACAGGACTTGTCGGCAGAGGGCTTGCTATCCTCTAGCCTGCTCGACACGCTAGCTAGCGCACCAGCTTACCGTTTCCCGAAAACGGCGCACCCCTATGTGCATCAGCTGCAGGCCTGGCGCGCCCTGCTCGACGACACACCACGCTCGGCGATTATCACCACCGGCACTGGTTCGGGGAAAACCGAATGCTTCATGGTGCCAATCCTCGAGGATTTAATCCGTGAGCATGAGCGCAACGAAGCTGCACTGGTGGGTGTCCGCGCCCTGTTTCTCTACCCGCTCAATGCACTGATTAACTCCCAGCAGGAGCGTCTTGACGCCTGGACCCGGAAGTACGGCAGCAACATCCGCTTCTGCCTGTACAACGGCAAGACCGAAGAACGCGCCGACAAGATCCGCAAGGAACAGCAACAAAAGCCCAACCAGATCCTGTCTCGGGAACGGCTGCGCAAGGAGCCAGCTCCGATTCTGATGACCAACGCCACCATGCTGGAATACATGCTGGTGCGCCAGGTCGATAGCCCGATCTTGGAAATCTCGCGCCAGCAACAGTCGTTGCGCTGGATTGTTCTTGATGAGGCCCACACTTATGTGGGCTCGCAGGCAGCGGAAATATCTCTGTTACTACGCCGGGTGGTCCAGTCCTTTGGCAGGCAGTCCAAGCAGATCCGCTTCGTAGCCACCTCGGCCACCATCGCCGGCACCGATGCGCAAGAGCGACTGAAACGCTACCTGGCCGACCTGGCGGGCGTACCGCTTGATCAGGTTGAAGTAATTGGCAGCTCGCGCGTCTGGCCCGACCTGGCATCCGACTCTGCAGGCAACGATATTGGCCTGCAGGCCATCCGGGATATCGAACCGAGAACGACAGTATCCGCTGCACGCTTCAAGGCCCTGTGCGACAGCACCATCGCCAGGAGCCTGCGCCATGCGGTGGTCAGCTCCGACAAGCCCCTCGACCTGCATGACCTGATTGGTACAGTTTCCGACCAGTTGCAGGGAGGCAGCCTCCTCGAACAGCAGCAGGAGGTGCTCGACTGGCTCGACACCATGACCGGCACGCATCCAGACGAAGGCCAGCCGCCGTTCATCAAGCTACGCATCCACCTATTCCAGCGCATGCTGCATGGGCTCTGGGCCTGCGTCGATCCGCAGTGCAGCGCCAAATCCAGCCACCTGCAGGACTGGCCCTTCGGCAATGTCTATGTGACCCAGCGCACACGCTGCGAGTGCCATGCGCCGGTATACGAGCTGGGCTTCTGCGACGACTGCAAGACGCCGCACCTGCTGGCAGAGGATCGCAATGGCGAACTGCACCAGCCCAGCCCTTACGCCGGCGATGAGTTCGCGCTCAATCATGAAAACGGTAGTGAGGATGCGCCAGCCGAACTATTGACGGCGAATGCCGCCAGTACACACCTGATCATTGCTGGATTGCCGGCGGCGCATGAGCCCTACTTTCCTGTTAGTCTCGATCTGGAAAACCAGAAGCTGGGCGCAGTGAACGCCACCCACAACATCGACATTGTACTTACCATGGAAAAGGACAGCTGCTGCAGCCACTGCGACAACTCATCGCTTGGCACCAGCGACTTTCTGAGAAAAGCCTACCTTGGTGCGCCGTTCTACATTGCCAACGCCGTGCCAACCATCCTGGAATTCTGTCCTGATCCTGACAAGGCGGATTGCGAAGGCCGCTCTCCCGAAGAACTGCCGGGACGCGGGCGCAAGCTGATCACCTTCACCGACAGCCGCCAGGGCACCGCGCGCATGGCGGTGAGGATGCAGCAGGAAGCGGAGCGCTCCCGGCTACGCGGGCTGGTGTTTGAAACGCTCAGGAATGCTCAGGCTAAGGCCGATGCAGCACCCAAGGACACCCCCAGCGGCAATCCTGCCGAGCTTCTTGCCCAGGCAGAAAACCTGGAAAAAATGGGCATGGCTGGCATGGCGGCAGAACTGCGTAGGCAAGCTGAACTTTTGCAGCGCGGCGCAGCACCCGCCAATCAGGCCGAAATCATTCCTTGGTCGCAGATGGCCGACACCATTGCGGCAGCCAGGGCTATCGACCAGTTCATCCTGCGCTACAACCGTTATGCCAATCCGGCGCTGTTCGATGGCTACGAAGGCGGTCTGACTATGGCGCGTCTGCTGCTGGCCCGCGAGTTCTCCCGGCGCCCCAAGAATCAGAACAGCACGGAAACGCTGGGACTGATCAAAGTTGGCTACCAGGGATTGGAGAAGGTGATGACGACTCCAGCCCTGTGGGTCGATACCCGAGCCATCTCTGCGAGCGACGATGCTCATGCCTCTAGAAGCGCTCTGACGCTGGGCGACTGGCGTGACTTCCTCCAAGTTGCACTCGATTTCTACGTCCGGGAGAACACCTTCATCCCGATGGAAAACAAGATGCGCCGCTGGATGGGCAGCCGCTTCAGCCCCAAAGCGCTTTATTCACCCAAGAGTGATGTACAGGAAAGCAGCAGCACCAAAAAGTGGCCGCAGATCAAGCCTGGCATCCCCCACCGCCTGATCAAGCTGCTTGAACTGGCAACAGGACTGGATCGCACCATGAATGCCGATGCCGACAAGATCAACAGTTGGCTCGAAGCGGCCTGGCTGGTGCTGGTCAATGCTGGCATTCTGGAGTCTTCCGATACCGGCCATCGTTTGCGCCTAGAAACCCTTACCTTCTCGCTACCGACAGAGGGGTGGGTCTGCCCTTTGACCCGACGGGTCTTTAGTACTACCTTCCGTGGTCTGACACCCTATCTCCCGCGAAAACTGCTGAGCCAAGACTACCGCTGCCAGAAGATCCAGCTTCCCGTCCTGAGCAGCCTGATGCCGGATGGTTCCCCGGTACCCAAGCAGGTGCAAATCCGCCAGTTGATCGCGAAAGATCCCGTGATTACTCAACTGCGCGAGGAAAACCTGTGGACGAACATCAGTGATCGCACGGTCGAGGGCGGTTTCTACTATCGGACCGCAGAGCACTCGGCGCAGCAGTCAGCAAAACGGCTGGATGACTATGTCGAGGAGTTCAAGCGCGGCGATATCAACGTCCTAAACTGCTCTACCACCATGGAAATGGGCGTGGATATCGGTGGCATCTCCGCCGTGGTGATGAACAACCTACCGCCACATCCGGCCAACTATCTGCAGCGCGCCGGTCGAGCCGGGCGACGCAGCGAGGCACGGGCCATCGCCTATACGCTATGCAAAGCTGATCCGCATAACCAGCGTGCCTTCGCCAATCCCAAATGGCCGTTCGTGACTGCCATTCCGGCACCGAACATCACCCTCAGTTCTGTGCGGATCGTGCAGCGACACGTCAACTCGCTGTTGCTGGCGCTATTCCTGCGCATGCACAGCAGCAATGATGGCGACCGCACCAAGCTGACCTTGCATTGGTTCTTCGCTCCAAACAACTCACCCGCTCAGCAGTTTATGGCCTGGCTTACGGCCAGCCCCGATGAATTTGACCGTGCCGTGAAGCAGCTGGTGTGCGGCACCGGTCTGGAAAGACGCTTGCTCAGCTCAATCACTGGCGAGACCCAACTGGGATTGCGTGAACTTGAGGAACGTTGGCTGAGCGAGTATCGCAACATCAACCATAAGCTACAGGCCGCCAACGACGGGCCGTACAAGAAGGCCCTGGCGCTGGAGAAGCAGCGCCATGAAAACGAGTACCTGCTCCGCTATTTGGCATCGTCCGCATTCCTGCCAGGCTATGGTTTTCCGACTGATGTAGTAAACCTTAAAACCTATAACGTCGAGGACTTTCTACATCAGCAGCGAAAAAGTGATGCCAGTCGCGAAGACAGCATCTTCGACAACAAGGAAATGCCCTCACGCAGCCTGAACATCGCCATTCGCGAATATGCCCCCGGCGCTCAGGTGGTGATTGATGGCCGCGTCTATCGCTCTGCCGGTGTCAGCCTGCAGTGGCATGCCGATGGGCAGGTCAACGAGGTGCAGAAATTCGATATCGCCTGGCGCTGCCCGGAATGTGGCAACACGGGTGTGGTCGAGCATGCCTATGCCAATAGCGATGGCTTGTGCTGTGAGCATTGCGCGACCCCTATTCCATCCAGCGAGCGACGTGTGGTGTTGCGCCCAGGTGGCTTTGTAACTGACTTTTACGAGCCAACTACGAATGACGTGACCTCGCAGAAGTACATTAACGTCCAGCGCCCACGCATTCAGCTGAATGGTGAGAGCATTGCGCTGCCTGATCAGCGTTGCGGCTTCGTGCGCTTTAGTCATGAGGGCAGCGTTTTCCATCATTCATCCGGTGAGCATGAAACAGGATACGCCATATGCATGAATTGTGGGCGTGCAGAGTCGATGCTCCCCTCTGGTGATATCCCTAAAGGCCTGCAGCCAGGCACGCTGCATTTCCCGCTGGGCGGGCAACGTCGCAAGGGCAAGGACAGTAAGCCAGAGCCTGATTGCCCCGGTGAAGCTGTCATGGGCAATCTGCATCTGGGCTACCAGATCCGCACTGATGTGCTGGAAATCTTTCTCAGGAACCCGCTGACGGGTGAATGGTTGCCGGACTCGTCCGAAGGTCGTTTGATTGCTACGACGCTGGGGGCAGCCCTGCGCGACGTGATCGCCGACCGGCTCGGTATCGCCAGTAGCGAAATGGGCTTCGGCCATCGCCTCGACCGGGACCGAGACACGCGGCAAGGCCGCTCGGTCATCCAGCTGTTCGATGAAGCCAGCGGTGGAGCCAGCTTTGTGCTAGCCGGCCTGAACGAAATTACGTTGCTGCTGGGCAAGACTTTGGAACGTCTGCACTGTCCGGTCAGTTGTGAGAATGTCTGCTCGCACTGCCTGGCCAGTCAAGACAGTCGTGTCGAGCGTGAAGAGCTGGATCGCAAGCTGGCACTACAGTGGCTGAGTGAATCCCGGTTGGTGGAGCATCTGGTAGTCAGTCATGTTGAAACACACGCGTGCATGTAA